ACAGGACTCGCACAGCAACTCGATCGTCGAGGACGCGGACCCGATGACGGTCTCGAGGTCGTCGACCGCGTGGTACGCCTCGCAGCGCTCGCAGCGCGCGGTCGGCGCGGCCTCGTCCGCGAGCATCGAGTCGACGGTGACCTCGTCCGTCGGCGAGTCGAACGCCGCCTCCGGGTCCAGGCCGCTCGCGGGCTGAGCGGGCGCCGCGGGCGGTCCGTCCGTGAGCGCCGGCGGGCCGTCGTCGAAGATCGGCGACTCGCTCACGTCGACGGTACTGACTGTCGGGTCACTGCCGTCGACGGTACTGACTCCAGGGTCAGTAGCGTCGTTCGTGGACAGCCGGGCGGCCTCGCGGTCGGTGGCGTCGTCGTCGCCGGCAGCCTCCGCGACGGACGCGAGTGCGTCGCTGAAGAACTCGCCCGCGAGGTCGTCGGGGAGTCCCGTATTCCCGTACAGCGCGGTGACGAGACGGTCGCGGAGTGCGTCCGGCGCCAGCCCTTCGCGCTCGCCGACGACGTGTAGCGCGTCCGCCTCGCGAGCGTCCGGGTCCGGCATTCCCTCGGGGTTCCGGACGTACCGGTCGACGACGGCCGCGAGTCGGCTCGCGACCGTCGCGTCCGCACTCCAGCGCGTCGGGAACGCCGCGTCGACGTTCGCGCGACGCTCCTCGGACAGGTCGGCGACGACCGCGTCCGCGGACGCGTCTCCGTCCGCGAGTTCGGACGTGGCCGCGTCCGTCACCGACCGGTCGACGCGGTCGAGCGCGGTCTCGTCAGGAACGCGGAGACGACCGGCGGCGAGGTCACAGAGCACGCTCAGGCTCTCCTGCATCGACGAGGCCTCGTAGCCCCGGCACTCCGCGTACACGTCGTCGATGCGCTCGGCGAGCGCGGCGGGAATCCGTACGTCGACGAACTCCTCCCGTCGGTCGTCTCGCTGTGCCATCGGCCATACTATCGAACTCCACCATGATAAATTTCACTAATTTGTCTTCGCGTTTTAATTTCTGAGGCGGGGAACCTGTGACATACGGGCGTATGAGACGATCACACGAGGGGCGTCGCGGGTGCTGACGTACCGGCCGGGATCGGCCCGCTCGGGGCGGTGTCGGGCGCCGACGCGGTCACTGCAGGTAGCGTTCTTCCAGCACCGGGAGGCGCTTCCTGACGAGCACGTACACGACGGATACCGCCACTCCGGCGAGCGCGACGCGCCGAATCCAGCCGTCGAACACGACCAGTCCGGGGAGTGCGAACGCCACGCCTACAACGAGGTCCTCGGGCGCGCCGTCGTACCGCACGAGCCGCCGCGGTCGCGCCCACCGTCCCTGCGTGTGCAGGAACACGCCGCGGTCGGACTCCGCGAGCCACGGCCGCGCCTCGAGGCCGCCACCGAGCGCGTCGCTCGCCGCGTGCACCGCCGCCGACACCAGGAACGCCGCCGCCGCGACCGTCGCCGGACCGACCGCGACCGCCGCGACCGCGACCGCGACGACCGCGAGCACCGCGTAGTACTCCGGGAAGTGCAGCGTCTTCCGGTGCTCGGCGACGAGGTCCAGATCCGGAAAGATACCGCCGGCGAGCGCCGCCACCGCCGCGACCGTCGCGTACTCCCCAGCGAGGACGGCGTACGCGCTCGCCAGCGCCAACCCGACGAACGCGTGCGTCGTCGCCATCATCACCGACACGTAGCCATCTCACGGTGAAAACCCCGTCGACGCCCACCTCCGTTCACCGCCACACAGTCCCGTGCTCTCCGGCCCGCCCCGCGCTGATCCGCCGAGGGTTCAAGTGCGATAGCGCGGCCACCGTCACCTGACCGACGCGCGGGGACGGCCGAGGCGGGAGTCCGGGCCACCGTCCTCGAACCGCCAGCGGTCGGCCGCGAACCGTCCGCGACCTCGAACTGCCAGCGGTCCCGACCCGCTCACGGCCCGGCTGCTCGCCACGAGCCACCCGCAGACCCTTCTCCCTCGAGTCCGTGCGTCCACGCATGTCGCTCACGCTCTACGCACTCGACGGCTGCCCGTGGTGCGAACTGGTCGCCGACCGCCTCGACGAACTCGACCTCGACTACGACAGCGTCTGGGTGGACGCGCTCCACTCCGAGCGCGACGAGGTCAAGCGCGTCTCCGGCCAGCGCGCCGTGCCCGTCCTCGTCGACGACGAGTACGGCGTCACGATGAACGAGTCCGAGAACATCGTCGCGTACCTCGACACCACGTACGCCGAGTGACGACGCCTCGCTAGCGGTTCCTCACTCGTCGAGTCGAGTGAGGGCCTCCACGTCCGGGACGTCCGCGGTCGCGTCGACGATCTGGTTCATGCGCTCGGCGTGCTTCTCGGCGGCGTACGCCGCCAGGTCCGCCGGCGTGACCCCCTCGTCTTCCTCGCGGCCCGCCGCCGACACCGCGTCCTGGACGAGCATCGCGAGCTCGCCCGTCAGGTCGTGCAGGAGCGACGGGTCGACCGCGTCAGCCGCGACGAGGGCCTTGAGCTTCCGCATCCCGAACCCGACGTGCCGGCCTTCGTCGCTCCGGATGCGCGAGAACCCCTCGACGAGTCCCGGGAGCTCGGGGAGCCCCGGCGTCGACCCGTCGAAGGAGCTCTGGACGCCGTAGTAGCCCGTCTGCGCGAGGATGCCCTCGACGGTGAGGTGGTAGTGACAGTACGCTCGTGCCCGGTTC
Above is a genomic segment from Halorubellus sp. JP-L1 containing:
- a CDS encoding metal-dependent hydrolase is translated as MMATTHAFVGLALASAYAVLAGEYATVAAVAALAGGIFPDLDLVAEHRKTLHFPEYYAVLAVVAVAVAAVAVGPATVAAAAFLVSAAVHAASDALGGGLEARPWLAESDRGVFLHTQGRWARPRRLVRYDGAPEDLVVGVAFALPGLVVFDGWIRRVALAGVAVSVVYVLVRKRLPVLEERYLQ
- a CDS encoding glutathione S-transferase N-terminal domain-containing protein — translated: MSLTLYALDGCPWCELVADRLDELDLDYDSVWVDALHSERDEVKRVSGQRAVPVLVDDEYGVTMNESENIVAYLDTTYAE